Proteins found in one Planococcus citri chromosome 2, ihPlaCitr1.1, whole genome shotgun sequence genomic segment:
- the LOC135836533 gene encoding DNA repair protein complementing XP-C cells homolog produces the protein METRRSTRLVQKENSKPTSVFKATNQNTSDDAPKSKTKRNGSTSPVPNKTSKSSYFDPDFSEESSSGSDSPPVKRRARIVSNSKKSAKSRKRYDSEDESSSDEFVKKPKSITEILQSKSELKLSSDESDSSEESPPKRKKKSDGSPMKKLNTSARIKSDSDSSDEFVKPNKSSNSNNVTKSEPLDEPNIKEEEIESSSSQAEYFDFTALVNKVKANENSTPVEEIIIEAEPKKTEKLEKPTPKKSKKVTAKSEPKTENKADLEVFELLAMGEDTDMSATDIKESVSQSSQENYEIPKQVEVLLDAPALKKKKQTDLEMTLRRRLNFIRRENQVYVHKVSILCWIAHGMHVNSILNSPELLSLALSLLPNDKCYPAKRMDMDYLGKLIDWFVKKIKLKKEPVDDRKTQLSVSLESQLQKMEAENKNDLCFMFICIIRALGIKCRLIVNLNVVPIKPTSDQLLPITAKKDAATPTSTKKMLEKENSAKSSKTNAKPKAETSKTSSKDTKQRSRSENKSEKSKEKETPKSSHSESKRSSQSKSEKSDKKDTITKEERSSHFQSEKSKDSSSSKNISKEKPKTTSEKSDEKSSQATKRSSRSQSAKSSESKSSKNGPHNESTSTESSKQNTEKEPVRRSARSKSSSSKDQSKYFEEEKSTRKSERITNSSYFAKDAEDSKASKSKESSKSNKSKDSKKSTSKSKSSKKIDPENLVEEMSTSDDSEEDDTDATFVPTKKKKKIDRRVLSSEEDVTVEEKSETKNKRNKLNYWLEVFLEAEEQWTSVDIANKSYHCTQQLFNQAAHPVRYVIAFNSDQTIKDVTRRYVPQYLSVTRKLRVDDAWWKTTVNPYKPPQDPQNREEDEALEKILEEQPLPTAISEYKNHPLYALKRHLLKFQAIYPPDAPPLGFVKAEPVYSRLCVVQLHGREMWIKEAKVVKMGEKPYKIVKGRQKKDKFGSGEGPKDLELFGLWQTEDYDPPTAENGLVPRNSFGNVELFKPCMLPKGTVYLQIPGLMRIANKLSIDCAAAITGFEYSTNGWSYPVKDGFVVCEEFKDILLDAYNQEVEEAEKKEKQKREERVYANWRRLIKGMFIREKLKRKYNFGDPGTSSDQDKSESK, from the exons atggaAACTCGCCGATCAACTCGACTCGTTCAGAAAGAGAATTCCAAACCGACATCCGTTTTTAAAGCAACTAATCAAAATACCTCGGACGATGCACCAAAATCTAAAACAAAACGGAACGGTTCCACTTCTCCTGTGCCgaataaaacatcaaaatcgagtTATTTCGATCCGGATTTTTCTGAAGAATCAAGCTCTGGATCTGATTCGCCTCCTGTGAAAAGAAGAGCTCGAATTGTGAGCAATTCTAAAAAATCAGCTAAATCTCGAAAACGTTATGATTCCGAAGACGAAAGCAGCTCCGACGAATTCGTCAAAAAACCGAAATCCATCACTGAAATTCTTCAAAGTAAATCTGAATTAAAGTTGAGCTCCGATGAATCTGATTCCAGCGAAGAATCTCCCCCTAAACGTAAAAAGAAATCGGACGGTTCgccgatgaaaaaattaaacacatcTGCGAGGATAAAATCCGATAGTGACAGTTCAGATGAGTTCGTAAAACCGAATAAATCTTCGAATTCGAATAACGTTACTAAAAGCGAACCTTTGGACGAACCAAATattaaagaagaagaaatcgaaTCCAGTTCCAGCCAAGCTGAATATTTTGACTTTACCGCGCTTGTCAATAAAGTTAAAGCGAATGAAAACAGTACTCCTGTTGAAGAAATCATAATTGAAGCCGAAccgaaaaaaacagaaaaactagAGAAACCGACtccgaaaaaatccaaaaaagttaCCGCTAAATCTGAacccaaaactgaaaataaagcAGATTTGGAAGTATTTGAATTGTTAGCCATGGGAGAAGATACGGATATGTCTGCCACAGATATTAAAGAATCTGTTAGTCAATCTTCTCAAGAAAACTACGAAATACCCAAACAAGTAGAGGTGTTATTGGATGCTCCGgcgttgaaaaagaaaaaacaaaccgATTTAGAGATGACCTTACGACGTAGATTGAATTTTATTCGGCGCGAAAATCAAGTATACGTTCACAAAGTCAGTATTTTATGCTGGATTGCTCATGGCATGCATGTTAATTCCATATTAAATTCTCCAGAGTTGTTATCCTTGGCTTTATCTTTACTCCCGAATGATAAATGTTACCCTGCCAAGCGAATGGATATGGATTATTTGGGTAAATTGATCGACTGGTTCGTGAAAAAGATCAAACTGAAGAAAGAACCTGTAGATGACAGAAAAACCCAGCTCTCTGTTTCTTTGGAATCGCAACTTCAGAAAATGGAAGCCGAAAATAAGAACGATTTATGCTTTATGTTCATTTGCATTATCCGAGCTTTAGGAATCAAGTGCAGATTGATCGTCAATTTAAACGTCGTACCGATAAAACCAACCAGTGATCAGTTATTACCAATAACTGCGAAAAAAGACGCAGCTACACCGACCAGcactaaaaaaatgttggaaaaagaaaattcggcaaaaagcaGCAAAACAAATGCCAAACCAAAAGCGGAAACCTCCAAAACGTCTTCAAAAGATACAAAACAACGATCACGTTCCGAaaacaaatcagaaaaatctAAAGAGAAAGAAACACCGAAATCTTCTCATTCCGAATCGAAACGATCATCTCAaagtaaatctgaaaaatcggACAAAAAAGATACTATAACTAAAGAGGAACGATCGTCTCATTTTCagtctgaaaaatcaaaagattcgagctcttcgaaaaatatttctaaagaAAAACCCAAAACCACTTCCGAAAAATCCGATGAAAAAAGTTCTCAGGCAACAAAACGTTCATCTCGTTCTCAGTCGGCGAAATCCAGCGAAtcgaaatcttcaaaaaatggtcCTCATAATGAGTCCACCTCCACAGAATCGAGTAAACAAAACACCGAAAAAGAACCTGTCAGAAGATCCGCTCGATCAAAAAGTTCAAGTTCGAAAGACCAATCAAAATATTTCGAAGAAGAAAAGTCTACTCGAAAATCCGAACGAATCACCAATTCCAGTTATTTTGCTAAAGACGCGGAAGATTCGAAAGCATCTAAAAGTAAAGAGTCATCAAAATCCAACAAATCTAAAGATAGCAAAAAGTCGACTTCGAAGAgcaaaagtagtaaaaaaattgatcctgaaaatttggttgaagaaATGAGTACTTCTGATGATTCTGAAGAAGACGATACTGATGCTACGTTTGTACCgacgaaaaagaagaagaaaattgatCGTCGTGTTCTATCATCCGAAGAAGACGTCACTGTCGAGGAGAAATCTGAAACAAAGAATAAgcgaaataaattgaattactGGCTCGAGGTATTCTTGGAAGCTGAAGAACAATGGACCAGCGTGGATATTGCGAATAAAAGTTACCACTGTACTCAGCAATTATTT aaTCAAGCTGCCCATCCAGTCAGATATGTTATTGCATTCAATAGTGATCAAACAATTAAAGACGTCACTAGAAGATACGTTCCTCAATATTTATCGGTGACGAGAAAACTCCGGGTTGATGATGCTTGGTGGAAGACCACCGTGAATCCGTATAAACCACCACAAGATCCTCAAAATAGAGAGGAAGACGAAGCTCTCGAGAAAATATTGGAAGAGCAACCGTTACCAACGGCCATTTCTGA ATATAAAAATCATCCACTGTATGCTTTGAAAAGACATTTGTTGAAATTCCAAGCTATTTATCCGCCAGATGCTCCACCGCTTGGATTTGTAAAAGCTGAACCAGTTTATTCGCGATTATGTGTTGTGCAGTTACATGGCAGAGAAATGTGGATCAAGGAAGCTAAGGTGGTGAAAATGGGCGAAAAACcgtacaaaattgtaaaaggaCGTCAGAAGAAAGATAAA TTTGGTTCCGGTGAAGGTCCTAAAGATCTGGAATTATTTGGCTTATGGCAAACTGAAGACTATGATCCTCCTACAGCTGAGAATGGTCTCGTACCCAGGAATAGTTTTGGaaatgttgaactttttaaaCCTTGTATGTTACCCAAGGGGACTGTGTACTTACAAA TACCTGGTCTTATGCGTATAGCCAATAAATTGAGCATCGATTGTGCTGCCGCTATCACCGGATTCGAATACAGCACCAACGGTTGGTCGTATCCGGTCAAAGACGGATTTGTCGTTTGCGAAGAATTTAAAGATATTCTCTTGGATGCTTATAATCAA GAAGTTGAAGAAgctgagaaaaaagaaaaacaaaaacgggAAGAACGTGTTTACGCGAACTGGAGACGTTTAATTAAAGGAATGTTCATCAGAGAGAAACTAAAAAGGAAGTATAATTTTGGCGATCCAGGTACCTCTTCTGATCAAGACAAATCTGAATCGAAGTAA
- the LOC135836537 gene encoding uncharacterized protein LOC135836537, whose product MFVNDPNDNLESDEATNYFDYLPYELIVKIFSYLTCKELKRAKLVCSRWCKISEDISLIKLKDRKFVFRGSIYDNLFTVMFDTFPNTASYYNFEFKETTLNDEFETCIQSYVDKIHSLCFVDCKFSSKTIEKLMLNCVNLEKLCFRNCECYTDDFEIMDNMEPDKIMRPKLEYLEFSSCHWMSDYIFNLFISVYPYVKKIVFDDVRMNCDYRVFRRFYPYNQSMDEFASDSVVTYFAFYKNISHKCKQIEKITLKSPLAMCGPADQYLIEFASTPNIRLKKFKLIQCDRPNSFDTFKTFITHQMNLTSVEFDWQMCSFDNFKFLLSHIPNLESLALHFNNQTIPKDEFIRILSKSSLKKFKCYFSWYKFTTDGSIDSENLPANGKLRHLHFSLMDITTALIPGDIVIKLLSVFNNLEYLYLHFKNFSKEHESRIPELIFQKQINLRTLILNDCLWINNLAFEHVKLPHLKHLELNNCDINGKAIAKFEFPQLKVLRINGCKPTECDLDWLPQNTPLLEKLRMSDLIFEDGLENLCRELKFLEHLVLDLCHIDRPKTIFKCCPSLRYLKMKSYDFLFNYFSKEIIMRDLSNGEPRIVPWQSDVITDRNPNAHLPITLFVDP is encoded by the exons ATGTTCGTAAACGATCCGAACGATAATTTGGAATCAGATGAAGCAACGAACTACTTCGATTACCTTCCTTATGAG CTCATCGTAAAAATCTTCTCCTACTTAACGTGTAAAGAACTAAAACGTGCCAAGCTCGTATGTTCAAGATGGTGTAAAATCAGCGAAGATATTTCGTTAATAAAACTAAAAGatcgaaaatttgtgttcagAGGCTCAATATACGACAACCTTTTCACCGTAATGTTCGATACGTTTCCAAACACCGCATCATATTACAATTTCGAATTTAAGGAAACAACTTTGAATGATGAATTCGAAACATGTATACAATCATATGTCGATAAAATTCACTCGTTGTGTTTCGtcgattgtaaattttcatcgaaaacgATCGAAAAACTAATGCTAAACTGCGTGAATctggaaaaattgtgttttagaAATTGCGAGTGTTATACCGACGATTTTGAAATCATGGATAACATGGAACCAGATAAAATAATGAGACCGAAATTAGaatatttggaattttcgagCTGTCATTGGATGTCCGATTATATATTCAATCTATTCATTAGCGTTTATCCTTACGTAAAGAAAATAGTTTTCGACGACGTTCGCATGAATTGTGATTATCGGGTATTTCGAAGGTTTTATCCTTATAATCAAAGCATGGATGAATTTGCATCGGATTCTGTTGTGACATATTTTGCATTCTATAAAAATATCAGCCATAAAtgtaaacaaattgaaaaaataactttgaaAAGTCCTCTCGCGATGTGTGGTCCTGCCGATCAATATCTTATAGAATTCGCATCTACTCCTAATATAAG actgaaaaagttcaaattgatACAGTGTGATCGACCAAATTCATTCGATACGTTCAAAACGTTCATTACTCATCAGATGAATTTGACTTCTGTGGAATTCGACTGGCAAATGTGcagttttgacaatttcaaatttttactcagTCATATTCCTAATCTAGAATCTTTAGCACTTCATTTTAATAACCAAACGATTCCTAAAGATGAATTCATTAGAATTTTATCCAAGtcctctttgaaaaaattcaagtgttaTTTTTCGTGGTATAAATTCACAACCGACGGTAGTATCGACTCTGAAAATTTGCCAGCGAATGGGAAACTGCGACATTTACACTTTTCATTGATGGATATCACCACGGCGCTCATCCCCGGCGATATAGTCATCAAGTTACTCAGTGTATTTaataatttggaatatttataccttcattttaagaattttagTAAAGAACATGAATCAAGGATTCCTgagctcatttttcaaaaacag ATCAATTTGAGAACTTTAATTTTAAATGACTGTCTATGGATTAATAATCTTGCCTTTGAACACGTGAAGTTACCAC atttgaaaCATTTAGAATTGAACAACTGTGATATAAATGGAAAAGCGAtcgccaaatttgaatttccacaaCTGAAAGTATTGCGAATTAACGGCTGTAAa CCTACAGAATGCGATTTGGATTGGTTGCCACAAAATACTccattattggaaaaattgcgAATGAGTGATTTAATATTCGAGGATGGATTGGAAAATCTCTGtcgagaattaaaatttcttgaacATCTTGTCTTA GACTTATGCCACATTGATCGCCCAAAGACCATTTTCAAGTGCTGTCCATCTTTACGAtacttaaaaatgaaatcgtatgattttttgttcaattattTTAGCAAAGAAATTATCATGCGAGATTTAAGTAACGGAGAACCTCGTATAGTGCCTTGGCAGTCTGATGTTATTACTGATAGAAATCCGAATGCACATTTACCAATAACGTTATTTGTTGATCCTTAA
- the LOC135836548 gene encoding uncharacterized protein LOC135836548, with amino-acid sequence MAPVVRIPNLKEIASTCVAVALWKHIDLPSILWANHNDENSDFPLIRHVFESMKKLKVPQRITELLKTQVQKVKEELKDWVLYLSYDVLRCNGRKNELYYDLNDIVWYSDGTINRKATARNLLNSLRFSEIEKYHILCHYSLIDDIDRLSPLLFTKNIVDHVEFRDDASIYYWNCYFRKELDKVPKEGNLSLDVFMFRHEALYWWSAKEPFFDRLNAEEQVENIIWLIDHDGDTYSYIKLALMKLSENQLIQVYMARAVEIIDLFLQDDNNYKEVISTWYDFRDFITQEQFVSVFTTLLDSHVPGAILTEIWTSAGDDFRAYILNQEHVIFEKTLNWFKKAGDESFLNTLLQYANENLKQEMITGPFFRKFCEELIDQIHDVKLTKLERLFNEWSLSDGDNLIQFKREFTKTTLFADVCDSVLKDAINEDEEDITLSKLKALEQLWNIWFTNAEEVTSFKQDFTGKVLFQNCCKKLFVYERFYALESLLNLCLADDGEFERNFTKNIYLYDYCKEFMVPGKVCFLQQILKACFGNIRLLTEFQNKLITERFFVDRCERVIERKDFFFLKMLFDCCLSNADAEQAKKFKLNFVEDMVKSRFNSFLHYWEPADVNQLLNLCLPKSPESVQFMRNLVFNSANLRHHCFWWYRTPSMINDLLMELLLSQPNLVSEYKKHIWLSSSGTYKAERIFSENGGNALNEIIADIFADDTDSANELKKNFAFCPEYMKKLQQMILDGEALSQVKKHIDIFLQSNEDRRALKKQLIDNLQPKIAEIFHNYGHSGWQSLMDWYIEDKKSVRELKWKLPIDDIFERVFKDCIFQTYDEHHRVYRCTLKKNFVFDSIDVLLNWYFETPKERKEYKIQKLDAYENIKTISTLLKKNCHSSYVTKLMDWFFENDLVEMAKFKKKHKGEHFVNMIRICRESYFGNRRTL; translated from the coding sequence ATGGCTCCAGTAGTACGCATTCccaatttgaaagaaatcgcATCTACATGCGTAGCAGTCGCTTTATGGAAACACATAGATCTTCCTAGTATTTTGTGGGCGAACCATAATGACGAAAATAGCGATTTTCCGTTAATCCGCCATGTATTCGAAtcaatgaagaaattgaaagttcCTCAACGCATTACAGAACTTCTCAAGACCCAAGTTCAGAAAGTAAAAGAAGAATTGAAAGATTGGGTTCTTTATTTATCCTATGATGTTCTCCGCTGTAATGGACGTAAGAACGAATTGTATTACGATTTAAATGATATAGTTTGGTATTCAGATGGCACCATTAATCGTAAAGCAACGGCTAGAAATTTATTGAATTCTCTCAGATTTAGCGAGATTGAAAAGTATCACATTCTATGTCACTATTCTTTGATAGATGATATTGATCGCTTATCACCGTTGCTATTTACGAAAAATATCGTAGATCATGTCGAGTTTCGTGACGATGCGTCGATTTATTATTGGAACTGTTACTTCCGAAAAGAGTTGGATAAAGTGCCCAAGGAAGGAAATTTATCCCTGGATGTGTTCATGTTTCGACATGAGGCTCTATATTGGTGGTCGGCGAAAGAGCCCTTTTTCGATCGATTAAATGCGGAAGAGCAAGTCGAGAATATTATCTGGTTGATTGATCATGATGGTGATACGTATTCGTATATAAAACTAGCATTGATGAAATTGTCTGAGAATCAATTGATTCAGGTTTATATGGCTCGAGCTGTAGAGATAATAGACCTGTTTTTACAAGATGATAATAATTATAAAGAAGTTATTTCAACGTGGTACGATTTTCGCGATTTCATCACTCAAGAACAGTTTGTGTCTGTGTTCACGACTTTGCTAGATTCGCATGTTCCTGGCGCTATTTTAACAGAAATTTGGACCAGCGCCGGTGATGATTTCAGAGCTTATATTCTAAATCAAGaacatgtaatttttgaaaaaacgttgaaCTGGTTCAAAAAAGCTGGAGACGAAAGTTTTTTAAACACGTTGCTCCAATATGCGAATGAAAATCTCAAACAAGAAATGATTACAGgaccatttttcagaaaattttgcgAAGAATTAATTGATCAGATCCATGATGTTAAATTAACGAAGCTGGAACGTCTATTTAATGAATGGTCTCTAAGTGATGGCGataatttgattcaatttaaacgagaaTTCACGAAGACTACATTGTTTGCCGACGTGTGTGATTCAGTGTTGAAAGATGCCATAAACGAAGATGAAGAAGATATTACTTTATCAAAGTTGAAAGCGTTGGAGCAATTGTGGAATATATGGTTTACTAATGCCGAAGAAGTAACCAGTTTCAAGCAAGATTTCACTGGAAAGGTATTGTTccaaaattgttgcaaaaaattattcgtttatGAAAGATTCTACGCTTTAGAATCGTTACTGAACTTATGCCTCGCAGATGATGGagaatttgaacgaaatttcacgaaaaatatatatttgtATGATTATTGCAAAGAATTTATGGTACCCGGAAAAGTATGttttctccaacaaattttgaagGCATGTTTTGGTAATATCCGTTTACTGactgaatttcaaaacaaactAATAACTGAAAGATTTTTCGTAGATAGATGTGAGAGAGTGATTGAACGTAaagattttttctttctgaaaatgttgTTCGATTGTTGTCTTTCAAATGCCGATGCCGAGCAAGCGAAGAAATTCAAACTGAACTTTGTAGAAGATATGGTTAAAAGTCGTTTTAATAGTTTTCTTCATTACTGGGAACCTGCAGATGTAAATCAGTTGTTGAATTTATGCCTTCCTAAATCCCCTGAATCGGTTCAGTTCATGCGAAATTTGGTATTTAATTCAGCCAACTTGAGACACCATTGCTTCTGGTGGTATCGGACACCCTCAATGATTAATGATTTGCTCATGGAGCTCCTATTATCACAGCCAAACCTCGTATCAGAATATAAAAAACATATCTGGTTGTCATCAAGTGGTACGTATAAAGCTGAAcgcattttttcagaaaatggtgGAAATGCTTTGAATGAGATCATTGCCGATATTTTTGCTGATGATACAGATTcggcgaacgaattgaaaaaaaatttcgcattttgTCCAGAATATATGAAAAAACTGCAACAAATGATACTCGACGGTGAAGCATTGAGCCAGGTGAAGAAACACATCGACATATTTCTTCAGTCAAACGAAGATCGACGAGCATTGAAGAAGCAATTAATTGATAATCTGCAGCCGAAAATCGCTGAAATCTTTCATAATTACGGTCACTCAGGATGGCAATCTTTGATGGATTGGTATATAGAAGACAAAAAATCGGTACGAGAGTTGAAATGGAAATTAccaattgatgatattttcgaACGTGTATTCAAAgattgcatttttcaaacgtATGACGAACATCATCGAGTATATCGTTGcacattgaagaaaaattttgtgtttgattCGATAGATGTACTTCTGAATTGGTATTTTGAAACGCCGAAGGAAAGAAAAGAGTACAAGATTCAGAAACTTGATGCTTACGAGAATATCAAAACGATTAGCACGTTGTTGAAGAAGAATTGCCATTCTTCTTATGTGACGAAATTAATGGActggttttttgaaaacgatttgGTTGAAATGGCtaaattcaaaaagaagcacaaaGGAGAACACTTCGTCAATATGATCAGAATTTGTCGCGAAAGTTATTTTGGAAATAGACGTACGTTGtaa